From a region of the Mucilaginibacter auburnensis genome:
- a CDS encoding sterol desaturase family protein produces MQILDSITKWIVTLAPPLLLTLHFMVIAGGLYGVFYVWKKGKLFYLKIQQRFPNKKDVAREIRYSIYTSLIFSIVIVAVMWLSANDYTLIYRPIDKYGYGYFVFSVLLMIVIHDAYFYWTHRLLHWKPLYKHVHVVHHRSLNPTPFSAYAFHPVEALVEVGIVPVIVFTVPYHYMALTIFSGYALIMNIMGHMGYEFFPKSFAHNKAANWHNSATHHNMHHKYVKYNFGLYFNLWDKWMKTNHPKYEEHFEKVVNQRDAAKVEPQDNIVASENAPVIPAAVAARVKIMNDQKTAV; encoded by the coding sequence ATGCAGATACTCGATTCAATAACAAAGTGGATAGTAACGCTTGCTCCGCCGTTGCTGCTTACCCTGCATTTTATGGTAATAGCAGGCGGCCTGTACGGCGTATTCTACGTGTGGAAAAAAGGTAAATTATTCTACCTTAAAATACAGCAGCGTTTCCCCAACAAAAAAGATGTTGCACGCGAAATAAGATATTCCATTTATACCTCACTTATTTTCAGTATAGTTATTGTGGCCGTAATGTGGCTAAGCGCTAATGATTACACGTTGATCTATCGCCCGATTGATAAGTATGGTTATGGTTACTTTGTGTTCAGTGTGTTATTGATGATAGTGATACATGACGCTTATTTTTACTGGACCCACCGTTTATTGCATTGGAAGCCGCTTTATAAACACGTGCATGTGGTACACCATAGATCACTTAATCCAACGCCTTTTTCTGCGTATGCATTTCATCCGGTAGAGGCATTGGTTGAGGTAGGTATTGTACCTGTTATTGTGTTTACTGTTCCTTATCATTACATGGCACTAACCATTTTTTCAGGTTATGCTTTGATAATGAATATTATGGGGCACATGGGTTATGAGTTCTTTCCTAAAAGTTTTGCGCATAATAAAGCTGCCAACTGGCATAACAGCGCTACGCATCATAACATGCACCATAAGTACGTTAAGTACAATTTCGGGTTGTATTTTAATTTATGGGACAAGTGGATGAAAACCAATCACCCTAAATACGAAGAACACTTTGAAAAGGTGGTTAACCAGCGTGACGCCGCCAAGGTTGAACCGCAGGATAATATTGTTGCCTCAGAAAACGCTCCGGTTATACCCGCTGCCGTAGCCGCCCGGGTAAAGATAATGAACGATCAGAAAACCGCGGTATAG
- a CDS encoding polyprenyl synthetase family protein, translated as MLSINEIKKPIAADIDAFEDRFKASMQSSVPLLDRITHYIVKRKGKQIRPMFVFFSASVCGGITDATHRGAALVELLHTASLVHDDVVDNSYQRRGFFSINALWKNKIAVLVGDFLLSKGLLLSVEHNDFALLKIVSEAVRQMSEGELLQIEKVRRMDISEDVYYDVIRQKTASLLASCCAIGASSAGADDETVEKMRLFGEKTGIAFQIKDDMFDFGTDDVGKPVGIDIKEKKVTLPLIYALNNCDAAEKKKMMSLVKNHNDEPAKIVEIVAFVNRRGGLQYAATQMKKYQDEAFAILNTFPDGEARRGLEQLVRFTTERNK; from the coding sequence ATGCTGAGCATTAACGAGATAAAGAAACCCATTGCTGCTGATATTGATGCCTTTGAAGATAGGTTCAAAGCCTCTATGCAAAGCTCGGTTCCGCTGTTGGATCGTATCACCCATTACATTGTTAAACGCAAGGGCAAGCAAATACGTCCCATGTTCGTGTTTTTCTCGGCCAGCGTTTGCGGTGGCATAACCGATGCAACCCACCGTGGCGCCGCTTTGGTGGAGCTACTGCATACGGCTTCGCTTGTGCATGACGATGTGGTGGATAACTCTTATCAACGCCGTGGTTTTTTCTCTATCAATGCCCTTTGGAAAAATAAGATAGCCGTTTTAGTAGGCGATTTCCTGCTGTCAAAAGGCTTGCTGCTTTCAGTTGAGCATAACGACTTTGCCCTGTTAAAGATCGTATCTGAAGCGGTAAGGCAAATGAGCGAGGGCGAATTGCTGCAGATAGAAAAGGTGCGCCGCATGGACATTAGCGAAGATGTTTACTACGACGTGATACGTCAAAAAACAGCCTCGCTTTTAGCTTCCTGCTGCGCCATTGGTGCGTCATCTGCCGGTGCTGATGACGAGACCGTTGAGAAGATGCGATTGTTTGGCGAGAAAACCGGCATAGCCTTCCAGATCAAGGATGATATGTTTGATTTTGGCACAGATGATGTAGGTAAACCGGTTGGAATTGATATCAAAGAGAAAAAGGTTACGCTTCCGCTTATTTACGCGCTGAACAATTGCGATGCAGCAGAAAAAAAGAAGATGATGAGCCTGGTAAAGAATCACAATGATGAGCCTGCAAAAATTGTCGAAATAGTGGCTTTTGTTAACCGTCGGGGTGGTTTGCAATATGCAGCAACGCAGATGAAAAAGTATCAGGACGAAGCCTTTGCCATATTGAACACCTTTCCGGATGGTGAGGCCCGCAGGGGGCTTGAGCAATTAGTACGGTTCACAACAGAGCGCAACAAATAA
- a CDS encoding YdeI/OmpD-associated family protein encodes MSEHQFKATLNIIGINPFVFVPETILMKLFKDAGKDKGFIPIRGTVNGVPYEQTLVRYSGEWRLYVNTTMLPDSPKRIGESIDVTIEFDPRDRTLQPHSELIAALTQNKQAEDRFQQLSPSHRKEIIRYISAVKTDETRQKNIEKAIGFLLGKNPFVGRNPD; translated from the coding sequence ATGAGCGAACATCAGTTTAAGGCAACCCTGAATATCATTGGCATTAATCCGTTTGTTTTTGTGCCTGAGACTATACTAATGAAATTGTTCAAGGATGCCGGGAAAGATAAAGGATTTATACCCATACGTGGTACCGTTAACGGAGTGCCATATGAGCAAACTTTAGTACGATACAGCGGTGAGTGGAGGTTGTATGTCAATACCACCATGTTGCCTGATTCACCAAAGCGGATAGGTGAAAGTATTGACGTAACAATCGAATTTGATCCGCGCGACCGCACCCTGCAGCCGCATTCGGAGTTAATTGCGGCCCTTACCCAAAATAAACAAGCGGAGGACAGGTTTCAGCAGCTGTCGCCATCCCACAGGAAAGAAATAATCCGCTACATATCAGCAGTGAAAACTGATGAGACCCGCCAGAAAAATATTGAAAAGGCGATTGGCTTTTTATTAGGTAAAAACCCATTTGTTGGCCGCAACCCTGATTAA
- a CDS encoding glycogen synthase translates to MRIYHLSAECYPVAKVGGLADVVGALPKYQVKAGLDAAVALPYYNRKFTREHDFDVVFQSATLLGTRRLYFEVLKERNNTLGFELFLIKIPGLIDREEVYCYPDENEQFIAYQLAFLDWISYSQQSPDVIHCHDHHSGLVPFLLKYSKLYTRLANTPTVFTIHNGQYHGAFGWDKLAYLPEIDLSKTGLLDWSGGINPLASAVRCCSMYTTVSPSYLDELAVSSNGLESLFVMERERGVGIVNGIDTAVWNPQTDPMISAKYNVAKVAAGKKANKEALCARFNLSPDKPLISFIGRLVYEKGADVMADAIAESLESTSGQVNFVLLGAGDVDVEHKLQELKEKFPTDCNVFIGYNEELAHLVYAGADFLLMPSRVEPCGLNQLYSLRYGTLPMVRSTGGLKDTVIDFGDEGGYGIRYDQTSVADIVYAISRALVLYNNPKHLQQLRKRMMALDFSWDTATQQYIDIYKSIIPNN, encoded by the coding sequence ATGAGAATATACCATTTAAGTGCCGAATGCTACCCTGTTGCCAAAGTTGGTGGCCTTGCCGATGTTGTGGGCGCACTGCCCAAATACCAGGTTAAGGCGGGTTTGGATGCTGCCGTTGCCCTGCCTTACTACAACCGTAAGTTTACCCGCGAACATGATTTCGACGTGGTTTTTCAAAGCGCTACCCTGCTGGGCACGCGTCGCCTTTATTTTGAAGTATTAAAAGAGCGCAACAACACTTTGGGGTTTGAGCTCTTCCTGATAAAAATTCCCGGACTGATAGATCGCGAGGAAGTTTACTGCTATCCCGACGAGAATGAGCAGTTCATTGCCTATCAGCTGGCTTTTCTGGATTGGATCAGCTATTCGCAGCAAAGTCCGGATGTGATCCATTGCCATGATCACCATTCGGGCCTGGTGCCTTTCCTGTTAAAATATTCAAAACTGTATACCCGTTTGGCCAATACGCCTACCGTGTTTACTATTCATAACGGGCAATACCACGGCGCTTTCGGGTGGGACAAATTAGCTTACCTGCCGGAGATAGACCTGAGTAAAACCGGCTTGCTGGACTGGAGCGGCGGCATTAATCCGCTGGCTTCGGCAGTGCGCTGCTGTTCTATGTATACTACTGTTTCGCCAAGTTATCTGGACGAGTTGGCCGTAAGTTCTAACGGATTGGAAAGTCTCTTTGTAATGGAGCGCGAGCGTGGCGTTGGTATTGTTAACGGCATTGATACAGCTGTTTGGAACCCGCAAACCGACCCGATGATCTCTGCAAAATACAATGTTGCCAAAGTTGCAGCAGGCAAAAAAGCCAACAAAGAGGCATTGTGTGCAAGGTTCAATTTATCGCCCGATAAACCTTTGATCTCCTTTATAGGCCGATTGGTTTATGAGAAAGGCGCTGATGTTATGGCCGATGCCATTGCCGAAAGCCTGGAAAGCACCAGCGGACAGGTAAACTTTGTTTTATTAGGAGCCGGTGATGTTGACGTGGAACATAAATTGCAGGAATTAAAAGAGAAATTCCCAACTGACTGCAATGTGTTCATTGGCTATAATGAAGAACTGGCGCATTTGGTTTATGCCGGTGCCGATTTCTTGCTGATGCCATCGCGCGTGGAGCCTTGCGGATTAAACCAGCTCTACTCTTTACGCTACGGCACGCTGCCTATGGTGCGCAGTACCGGCGGACTGAAAGATACGGTAATTGATTTTGGTGATGAAGGTGGCTATGGCATCCGTTATGACCAAACCAGCGTGGCCGATATTGTGTATGCCATTAGCAGGGCATTGGTATTGTACAACAACCCCAAACACTTACAACAACTGCGTAAACGCATGATGGCGCTTGATTTTTCGTGGGATACCGCCACGCAACAGTATATAGACATTTATAAAAGCATAATTCCAAATAATTAA
- a CDS encoding glucose-1-phosphate adenylyltransferase, whose protein sequence is MTSNVICIVLGGGQGSRLSPLTASRSKPAVPIAGKYRLVDIPISNCLHSGITRIYVLTQFNSASLNKHIKNTYHFSSFSEAFVDILAAEQTPMSGGWYQGTADAVRQSLHHLAVHDFDYVLILSGDQLYQMDFEDMISKHIEAQADISIATIPVHANDVPGFGILKTDEQSIITKFVEKPKTNFEPLASEVSEEMQAQGRIYLASMGIYLFNRKLLFDLLQGNDHPDFGKEIIPQAIVDKKVYSYQYEGYWTDIGTIPSFFDANLGLTDDIPQFNLFDKNYIFTRARMLPPSKVSGTHLDKVIIADGCIVNASHIKRSVIGIRTRIGFETSIENCYVMGSDNYQTLEQIDESVANGTPIMGIGDRCKIKNAIIDKNTFIGNDVCINCGPPLANGDYGDYTVQDGIVVIKKRAVIPHGTVI, encoded by the coding sequence ATGACATCAAATGTAATTTGTATAGTGTTAGGTGGCGGGCAAGGCAGCCGGCTCTCTCCGCTTACGGCGTCGCGGTCAAAACCTGCTGTGCCAATTGCCGGCAAATACCGGTTGGTAGATATTCCTATCTCTAACTGTTTGCACTCGGGTATAACACGTATTTATGTATTAACCCAGTTCAACTCGGCATCGCTTAACAAGCACATTAAAAACACTTACCACTTTAGCAGTTTCAGCGAGGCATTTGTTGACATTCTGGCTGCCGAGCAAACGCCAATGAGTGGTGGCTGGTACCAGGGTACTGCAGATGCGGTAAGGCAAAGCTTGCACCATTTGGCTGTACATGATTTTGATTACGTGCTGATCCTATCAGGCGACCAACTGTACCAGATGGATTTTGAGGATATGATATCAAAGCACATCGAGGCACAGGCAGATATTTCCATTGCCACCATTCCGGTGCATGCTAATGATGTACCCGGCTTTGGTATTTTGAAAACTGATGAGCAAAGCATCATAACCAAGTTTGTTGAAAAGCCAAAAACCAACTTTGAGCCGCTGGCATCAGAGGTGAGCGAAGAAATGCAGGCGCAGGGTCGTATTTACCTGGCATCAATGGGTATATACCTGTTTAACCGTAAATTACTGTTTGATCTGCTACAGGGAAATGATCACCCAGACTTTGGTAAGGAGATCATTCCGCAGGCTATTGTTGATAAAAAAGTATACAGCTACCAATACGAAGGTTACTGGACAGATATTGGTACCATACCATCTTTCTTTGATGCTAACCTTGGCCTTACTGATGACATCCCGCAGTTTAACCTCTTTGACAAGAATTACATTTTTACCCGCGCGCGCATGTTGCCGCCTTCAAAGGTATCGGGCACGCACCTGGATAAGGTTATTATTGCTGATGGATGTATTGTTAATGCCAGCCATATTAAACGGTCGGTTATTGGTATACGTACCCGCATTGGCTTTGAAACCAGTATTGAGAACTGCTATGTAATGGGTAGCGACAACTACCAAACACTGGAGCAAATTGATGAGTCGGTAGCTAATGGCACGCCTATTATGGGTATTGGCGACAGGTGTAAGATTAAGAATGCCATTATTGATAAAAACACCTTTATAGGTAATGATGTTTGCATTAACTGTGGACCGCCGCTGGCCAATGGCGATTATGGCGATTACACCGTGCAGGATGGAATTGTAGTGATCAAGAAACGTGCAGTAATACCGCATGGCACAGTGATATAA
- a CDS encoding TerC family protein gives MSHEILFIIGFVIFIGLMMAIDLGLFGKANKPVSLKQAGIMSAVWVALAMGFYVLILNFGHELHDVHTLRRLHEINQKHFHKLAIDNHNLITSLQLYRKTLGLEFLTGYVVEYALSVDNIFVMVLIFTAFGVASKNYHTVLLWGIIGAIVMRFLFIFLGAALIDRFHWILYVFGAFLVYTGITMFINRNKEEKIDPENHPVVKFASRFFSVHPHFVGNKFFTKIDGKKMITPLFLVLLIIETTDLIFAVDSIPAIFSITKDPYIVFFSNIFAILGLRSMFFLLVNIIEKFHYLKVGLAALLAFIGLKMLASHYAEQIGLTTATSLYVILGILAISIVASLIFPKKKLT, from the coding sequence ATGTCGCACGAAATTCTTTTCATTATCGGGTTCGTAATATTCATCGGCTTGATGATGGCTATTGACCTTGGCCTGTTCGGCAAAGCTAACAAACCCGTAAGCCTGAAGCAGGCCGGTATAATGAGTGCGGTTTGGGTAGCGCTGGCCATGGGCTTTTATGTGCTTATATTAAACTTCGGGCATGAATTGCATGATGTACATACCCTGCGCCGCCTGCACGAGATCAATCAGAAACACTTCCACAAGCTGGCTATTGATAACCACAACCTCATAACCAGTTTGCAGCTATACCGCAAAACACTTGGGTTAGAGTTTTTAACCGGTTATGTGGTAGAGTACGCCTTGTCTGTTGATAACATCTTTGTGATGGTGCTCATTTTCACCGCCTTTGGTGTTGCATCAAAAAACTACCATACCGTTTTGCTTTGGGGTATTATTGGCGCTATTGTAATGCGGTTTCTGTTCATCTTTTTAGGTGCTGCGCTGATCGATCGCTTCCACTGGATACTGTATGTATTCGGCGCATTTTTGGTATATACCGGTATCACCATGTTCATTAACCGCAACAAGGAAGAAAAGATAGATCCGGAAAATCACCCTGTGGTAAAGTTTGCCTCGCGCTTTTTTTCCGTACATCCGCATTTTGTCGGCAACAAATTTTTCACCAAAATTGATGGTAAAAAAATGATCACACCACTGTTCCTGGTGCTGCTCATTATTGAAACTACTGATCTCATTTTCGCTGTTGATTCAATCCCTGCCATATTTTCCATTACCAAAGATCCTTACATCGTTTTCTTCTCTAACATATTTGCCATATTGGGCCTGCGCTCCATGTTCTTTTTGCTGGTTAACATCATTGAAAAGTTCCACTATCTCAAAGTGGGTTTGGCTGCTTTGCTGGCTTTTATCGGCCTAAAAATGCTGGCCTCACATTATGCAGAGCAGATAGGATTAACTACCGCAACCTCGTTGTACGTTATATTGGGGATTTTGGCTATCAGTATAGTGGCTTCGCTTATTTTTCCGAAAAAGAAGCTGACTTAA
- a CDS encoding Ig-like domain-containing protein codes for MKYIHLLVIAICFPLLIQAQQRNLKIVYTDDIDRFWQAYDSVATTTDTVKQAEFIQRIYVNQGTPGLKAFMEARNYNAKLWVALIHKYPRFWKSIRNNTLNIKNQVPAISKSIDNFRKLYPELRPSKMYFTVGGVRSGGTTTDDMVLIGTEIAAADEHTDAAELNDWLKDVFKNQQPSNLVALNVHEYVHTQQIAGNAQFLLAQTIMEGSADFIAELVTQKKNNNAYMVYGRSHEQELKDKFLVEMFSTATDSWLYNGSNNPHSDLGYFMGYVICKSYYLHHNDKRQAIKKIIELDYTNEQEVVDFFRQSKYYAGPINKQELLSKFEKLQPRVISLMPNINNQEDVSSSLSELIINFSEPMGEGYSINLGEGGKEHFPISGVVGFTDDRKSFKLKLTLKPGQTYDFVITDRSFKSRTGYALQPYTVRFTVK; via the coding sequence ATGAAATATATTCACCTGCTCGTCATCGCAATTTGTTTCCCTTTACTAATTCAAGCGCAACAACGCAATTTGAAGATAGTTTATACCGATGATATTGACCGATTTTGGCAAGCCTATGATAGTGTTGCGACTACAACTGACACAGTAAAGCAAGCAGAATTTATTCAACGCATTTACGTGAACCAAGGCACACCGGGCCTGAAAGCCTTTATGGAAGCCCGCAATTACAATGCAAAATTGTGGGTGGCTCTTATTCATAAATACCCCAGGTTTTGGAAAAGTATCAGGAACAACACATTGAATATAAAAAACCAAGTTCCGGCTATTTCAAAAAGCATTGATAATTTTAGAAAGCTATACCCCGAACTCCGTCCATCAAAGATGTACTTCACTGTAGGGGGGGTACGGTCAGGGGGTACTACTACTGATGATATGGTACTCATTGGTACGGAAATCGCAGCGGCAGATGAACATACTGACGCTGCTGAATTAAACGATTGGTTAAAGGATGTTTTCAAGAATCAACAGCCGTCAAACCTTGTTGCGCTAAATGTTCATGAATATGTTCATACCCAGCAAATAGCTGGTAATGCGCAGTTCTTGCTTGCGCAAACTATAATGGAAGGATCGGCAGACTTTATTGCAGAGCTTGTTACACAAAAGAAAAATAATAACGCATATATGGTTTATGGCCGGAGCCATGAACAAGAGTTAAAAGATAAATTCCTTGTGGAAATGTTTAGCACAGCAACGGATAGCTGGTTGTATAACGGCTCCAACAACCCTCATTCTGACCTTGGTTATTTTATGGGTTATGTTATATGCAAAAGCTATTATCTGCATCATAATGACAAGAGACAGGCGATAAAAAAGATAATAGAATTAGATTACACAAACGAGCAGGAGGTTGTAGATTTTTTCAGGCAATCCAAATATTATGCCGGGCCAATTAACAAGCAGGAGCTGTTAAGCAAATTTGAAAAACTGCAACCCCGGGTAATTAGCCTAATGCCAAATATTAATAACCAAGAGGATGTTTCTTCGTCTCTCTCGGAGCTTATCATTAACTTTTCTGAGCCTATGGGTGAAGGCTATTCTATTAATTTGGGCGAAGGCGGTAAAGAGCATTTCCCAATTTCCGGGGTTGTTGGCTTTACAGATGATCGTAAATCATTTAAGCTTAAATTAACCTTGAAACCGGGACAGACGTATGATTTTGTAATTACTGACAGATCGTTCAAATCCCGAACAGGTTATGCTCTACAACCATATACTGTGCGTTTTACAGTAAAGTAG
- a CDS encoding group II truncated hemoglobin: MENTNTQTIPTLYEWAGGMPAFEKLFNNFYDKVLADPLLEPVFKHMSPEHRQHVAHFVAEVLGGPKMYSEEGGSHFGMIQKHLSKHLTEQHRKRWVELLLQTADELELPDDPEFRSAFVAYLEWGTRIAVINSNEEQIDGPQDIPMPQWGWGVPGGPYQG, from the coding sequence ATGGAAAATACTAACACGCAAACAATACCTACATTATACGAATGGGCCGGCGGCATGCCCGCTTTTGAAAAGCTTTTCAATAACTTCTATGATAAGGTTTTAGCAGATCCGTTACTGGAGCCGGTTTTCAAACATATGTCGCCCGAACACAGGCAGCATGTTGCCCATTTTGTAGCCGAAGTTTTAGGCGGCCCGAAAATGTACAGCGAAGAAGGCGGCAGCCACTTTGGTATGATACAAAAACACCTGTCAAAACATTTAACCGAGCAGCACCGCAAACGCTGGGTTGAGTTATTACTGCAAACAGCAGATGAACTTGAACTGCCAGATGACCCTGAATTTCGGTCAGCTTTTGTGGCTTACCTGGAATGGGGCACACGCATTGCCGTTATCAATTCTAATGAAGAGCAAATTGATGGTCCGCAGGATATACCTATGCCGCAATGGGGCTGGGGTGTGCCGGGAGGCCCTTATCAGGGTTAA
- the cdaA gene encoding diadenylate cyclase CdaA, protein MQLGDLSIFIPSFVDVIDVVLVAIIIYHIYNLIRGTIAANILVGLLILYAVGFAVEKLHMQLLSRILGYFTNGGIVIVVVVFQQEIRRFLLLAGKNASLQRNKAWWQYFFGKAEAEKNNYARIKPIIDACKSLKQTRTGALIVFAKYYDEQFYQTSCELMDAKISKRLLESIFQKNSPLHDGAVVIADNKIKSASCILPLTDKHDLPAQFGLRHRAGIGVTEANEAAAIIVSEETGEISYAKQGRVKMNISFVELEKLLNKDFQ, encoded by the coding sequence ATGCAGTTAGGCGATCTTTCTATTTTCATACCTTCTTTTGTTGATGTGATAGATGTGGTGTTAGTAGCCATTATTATTTATCACATCTACAATTTAATAAGGGGAACCATAGCGGCCAACATATTGGTAGGTCTGCTTATACTGTATGCCGTAGGTTTTGCGGTAGAGAAACTGCATATGCAATTGCTATCGCGCATATTGGGTTATTTTACCAACGGTGGCATTGTAATAGTGGTGGTGGTTTTTCAACAGGAGATACGCCGCTTTTTATTGCTGGCCGGTAAAAACGCTTCGCTACAACGTAACAAGGCCTGGTGGCAGTACTTTTTTGGAAAAGCCGAAGCCGAAAAGAACAACTACGCCCGCATTAAACCCATTATTGATGCCTGCAAAAGCTTGAAACAAACCCGCACCGGGGCTCTAATAGTTTTCGCTAAATATTACGATGAGCAGTTTTACCAAACCAGTTGCGAGTTGATGGATGCCAAAATATCCAAACGTTTATTGGAGAGTATCTTTCAAAAGAATAGTCCGCTGCATGACGGGGCAGTGGTTATAGCCGATAATAAAATTAAATCGGCCAGTTGCATATTGCCGCTTACAGATAAGCACGACCTGCCCGCGCAGTTTGGTTTGCGCCACAGGGCCGGCATAGGTGTTACCGAAGCCAATGAAGCTGCAGCCATCATTGTATCAGAAGAGACCGGAGAGATATCATACGCCAAGCAGGGCCGCGTAAAAATGAATATCAGTTTTGTAGAGCTGGAAAAACTGCTGAATAAGGACTTTCAGTAA
- a CDS encoding zinc ribbon domain-containing protein YjdM has translation MAFFNFATPKKSNMSQLPPCPVCNSEYAYEMNNVLVCPECGNEWAAATTEDETAGALVVKDANGNILADGDSVVTIKTLPVKGSSQSIKAGTKVKNIRLVEGDHNIDCKIDGFGAMALKSEFVKKA, from the coding sequence ATGGCTTTTTTTAACTTCGCCACTCCAAAAAAGAGTAATATGAGTCAGCTTCCCCCTTGCCCTGTTTGCAATTCTGAATACGCCTATGAAATGAATAATGTGCTGGTATGCCCTGAGTGCGGCAACGAGTGGGCGGCAGCAACTACTGAAGATGAAACAGCAGGCGCATTGGTTGTAAAAGATGCCAATGGTAACATACTTGCAGATGGCGATAGCGTAGTTACCATTAAAACGCTGCCCGTAAAAGGCTCATCGCAAAGTATAAAGGCTGGCACCAAGGTTAAGAACATCCGTTTGGTTGAAGGTGATCATAACATCGACTGCAAAATAGATGGCTTTGGCGCAATGGCGCTTAAATCAGAATTTGTAAAGAAAGCATAG